The Flammeovirga pectinis genomic interval TAATTGATAAAGATTTTACACCAACCATTGCAGAAACATCTTTTACTTTAGTTCCTGTAATAATAAGTATACTTAAATTTTCTAATGTAGAAAGAGAGTTTAGATCTGTAACGTCTGTGTTAGAGAATGTTAGCTCATTCATTGCTATACTATTAGAAAGAACTGAAATGTCAGAAACTTTACTATCCGAAAAGTAAAAAGTATGTAATTTCTTTAGTTTTGCTAAAGCAGAAATATCTGTAATTGCTGTATTACTGATGTTTAAATGCTCTAGATTTTTACTTTTTTTGATAGGAGATAAATCAACTATCTGAGTTTTTTGAATTTGAAGTAGCTTTAATTTTTTCAACTTCTTTATTGGAGTTAAATCAGCTACTTTAGTATAAGATAATTTTAACTCTTCTAACCCTTTTATAGAAGACACAAAAGATAAATCTTCCGCATTTGTTTCGTCAATAGAAAGAGACTTTAGTGTTTTGAAATTAGAAATAGATGCCCAATCTTCGAATGCTTTGTCCTGGAATAAATCTAAACTTTCTAGAGGGATATTAGCAATAGGAGCTAAAGATTTTACT includes:
- a CDS encoding leucine-rich repeat domain-containing protein; protein product: MITKNIKKGFLVFMICLFASPSFAQDNLSMEWWNGLDKYWKGIFTSQLMWQEDTMTEEGLQKIKALTSINASAYDDYGDERIITTLEPIAALTNLEDIDISYTRVKDLSPLKNMQNLKRLNLAYSRVNDLTALNHSMTIHELFLSGTRVKSLAPIANIPLESLDLFQDKAFEDWASISNFKTLKSLSIDETNAEDLSFVSSIKGLEELKLSYTKVADLTPIKKLKKLKLLQIQKTQIVDLSPIKKSKNLEHLNISNTAITDISALAKLKKLHTFYFSDSKVSDISVLSNSIAMNELTFSNTDVTDLNSLSTLENLSILIITGTKVKDVSAMVGVKSLSIMYFRDTQVSKEDIDKFKVERPNVETDFF